A genomic region of Stenotrophomonas sp. NA06056 contains the following coding sequences:
- a CDS encoding efflux RND transporter permease subunit, with protein MRRFNLSEWALGNRPLVLFAMLAFAVIGAWSYKHLGQSEDPPFTFKAMVVRTMWPGATAEQVSRQVTEPIEKALMNTGEYEFIRSYSRPGESQVIFMARDSLRSKQIPDLWYQVRKRVGDIRATLPREIVGPFYNDEFGDTFGNIYALTGEGFDYAVMRDYADRIQLELQRVPDVGKIDLVGLQDEKVWIELSNTKLATLGVSLQQVQQALADQNAVSATSFFETPTDRVQLRVTGQFDSIEDIRRFPIQAGERTLHLGDIAEVKRGFADPSSPKMRFMGEDAIGLAVAMKDGGDILKLGATLDAEFERLQKTLPAGMQLRKVSDQPHAVEESVGEFVQVLTEAVVIVLLVSFFSLGLRTGLVVGVTIPLVLAMTFFVMHYFDIGLHKISLGALVLALGLLVDDAIIAVEMMATKMEQGYDRLRAASFAWESTAFPMLTGTLITAAGFLPIATAASSTGEYTRSLFQVVTIALVVSWIAAVLFIPYLGDKMLPDLFNPQLPKPDSLAGRWRAKRLQWADRHPALARWIAPKEHAHDHDPYQRPFYTRFRAFLDTCLRHRWWVIGATIALFIGSLMLFRFVPQQFFPDSTRPELMVDIELAEGASLAATQAQADKLEKLLKGREGISNYVAYVGTGSPRFYLPLDQQLPATNFAQFVVLTEDAKARESTRDWMLKEVIRQFPDVQMRVTRLENGPPVGYPVQMRVSGEHIAQVQAIARQVEAKVRENPHVMNVNLDWSEPSKVVRLVIDQDRARALGVSSAQVSQFLSSSLSGMSVSTYREGNRQIEMLLRGPDNERAQLDLLGSLAIPTSTGTAVTLSQVARLEYAFEDGIIWHRNRLPTVTVRADISDGMQPLDVVQQIVPTLDGIRAELPSGYLLETGGSVEDSARGQNSIKAGMPLFLIVVATLLMLQLRSFSRAAMVLVTAPLGIIGATLFLLLFRAPFGFVALLGTIALAGMIMRNSVILIDQIQQDIDAGHDRWHSIIDATVRRFRPIVLTALAAVLAMIPLSRSAFYGSMAISIMGGLIVGTVLTLVFLPALYAAWFRVKPDESGA; from the coding sequence GTGCGCCGCTTCAATCTCTCCGAATGGGCGCTGGGCAATCGCCCGCTGGTGTTGTTCGCGATGCTGGCGTTCGCCGTCATCGGTGCCTGGTCGTACAAGCACCTGGGCCAGTCCGAAGATCCGCCGTTCACCTTCAAGGCGATGGTGGTGCGCACGATGTGGCCGGGCGCCACCGCCGAGCAGGTTTCGCGGCAGGTGACCGAGCCGATCGAAAAAGCGTTGATGAACACCGGCGAGTACGAGTTCATCCGCTCGTACTCGCGCCCGGGCGAATCGCAGGTGATCTTCATGGCCCGCGACAGCCTGCGCTCCAAGCAGATCCCGGACCTGTGGTACCAGGTGCGCAAGCGCGTGGGCGATATCCGCGCGACGCTGCCGAGGGAAATCGTCGGCCCGTTCTACAACGATGAGTTCGGCGACACGTTCGGCAACATCTATGCGTTGACCGGCGAAGGCTTCGACTACGCGGTGATGCGCGACTATGCCGACCGCATCCAGCTGGAGCTGCAGCGCGTGCCCGACGTCGGCAAGATCGACCTGGTCGGCCTGCAGGACGAGAAGGTGTGGATCGAGCTGTCCAACACCAAACTGGCCACCCTGGGTGTGTCGCTGCAGCAGGTGCAGCAGGCCTTGGCGGATCAGAACGCAGTGTCCGCCACGAGTTTCTTCGAGACCCCGACCGACCGCGTGCAGCTGCGCGTGACGGGTCAGTTCGATTCGATCGAGGACATCCGCAGATTCCCGATCCAGGCCGGCGAACGCACGCTGCACCTGGGTGACATTGCCGAGGTCAAGCGCGGCTTTGCCGATCCCTCTTCGCCGAAGATGCGTTTCATGGGCGAGGACGCGATCGGCCTGGCGGTGGCGATGAAGGACGGCGGTGACATCCTCAAGCTGGGTGCCACCCTGGATGCCGAGTTCGAACGCCTGCAGAAGACCCTGCCGGCCGGCATGCAGCTGCGCAAGGTCTCTGACCAGCCGCATGCGGTGGAAGAGTCGGTGGGCGAGTTCGTGCAGGTGCTGACCGAAGCGGTGGTGATCGTGCTGCTGGTCAGCTTCTTCTCGCTGGGCCTGCGCACCGGCCTGGTGGTGGGCGTGACCATTCCACTGGTGCTGGCGATGACCTTCTTCGTCATGCACTACTTCGACATCGGCCTGCACAAGATTTCGTTGGGTGCGCTGGTGCTGGCACTGGGCCTGCTGGTGGACGATGCGATCATCGCGGTGGAGATGATGGCCACCAAGATGGAGCAGGGCTATGACCGCCTGCGCGCGGCCAGTTTCGCCTGGGAATCCACGGCATTCCCGATGTTGACCGGTACCCTGATCACCGCAGCGGGCTTCCTGCCCATTGCCACCGCTGCATCGAGCACCGGTGAGTACACCCGCTCGCTGTTCCAGGTGGTGACCATTGCGCTGGTGGTGTCATGGATTGCCGCTGTGCTGTTCATCCCGTACCTGGGCGACAAGATGCTGCCGGACCTGTTCAATCCGCAGCTGCCCAAGCCGGACAGCCTGGCCGGTCGCTGGCGCGCCAAGCGCCTGCAGTGGGCCGACCGCCATCCGGCGCTCGCGCGCTGGATCGCACCGAAGGAACATGCGCACGACCATGATCCGTACCAGCGGCCGTTCTATACCCGTTTCCGGGCGTTCCTGGATACCTGCCTGCGCCATCGCTGGTGGGTGATCGGCGCGACCATCGCGCTGTTCATCGGTTCGCTGATGCTGTTCCGCTTCGTGCCACAGCAGTTCTTCCCCGACTCGACCCGCCCGGAACTGATGGTGGACATCGAACTGGCCGAAGGTGCGTCGCTGGCCGCGACCCAGGCACAGGCCGACAAGCTGGAGAAGCTGTTGAAGGGCCGCGAGGGCATCAGCAACTACGTGGCCTACGTCGGCACCGGTTCGCCGCGCTTCTACCTGCCGCTGGACCAGCAGCTGCCGGCGACCAACTTCGCCCAGTTCGTGGTGCTTACCGAAGACGCCAAGGCCCGCGAATCGACCCGCGACTGGATGCTGAAAGAGGTGATCAGGCAGTTCCCGGATGTGCAGATGCGCGTGACGCGCCTGGAAAACGGGCCGCCGGTCGGCTATCCGGTGCAGATGCGCGTGTCCGGCGAGCACATCGCACAGGTGCAGGCGATCGCGCGCCAGGTCGAGGCCAAGGTGCGCGAAAACCCGCACGTGATGAACGTGAATCTGGACTGGAGCGAGCCGAGCAAGGTGGTGCGGCTGGTGATCGACCAGGATCGTGCCCGCGCGCTGGGTGTCAGCAGTGCGCAGGTCAGCCAGTTCCTCAGCAGCTCGTTGTCGGGCATGAGCGTGAGCACCTATCGTGAAGGTAACCGCCAGATCGAAATGCTGCTGCGTGGCCCGGACAACGAGCGCGCGCAGCTGGACCTGCTTGGCAGCCTGGCGATTCCGACCAGCACTGGCACCGCGGTGACGCTGTCGCAGGTCGCGCGCCTGGAATACGCCTTCGAGGACGGCATCATCTGGCACCGCAACCGCCTGCCGACGGTGACTGTGCGCGCCGACATCAGCGATGGCATGCAGCCGCTGGACGTGGTGCAGCAGATCGTGCCGACGCTGGATGGCATCCGTGCCGAGCTGCCCAGTGGCTATCTGCTGGAAACCGGCGGCTCGGTGGAGGATTCGGCACGCGGCCAGAATTCGATCAAGGCCGGCATGCCGCTGTTCCTGATCGTGGTGGCCACGTTGCTGATGCTGCAGCTGCGCAGCTTCTCGCGTGCGGCGATGGTGCTGGTCACCGCGCCGCTGGGCATCATCGGTGCGACGTTGTTCCTGCTGCTGTTCCGCGCGCCGTTCGGCTTCGTGGCGCTGTTGGGCACGATTGCGCTGGCGGGCATGATCATGCGCAACTCGGTGATCCTGATCGACCAGATCCAGCAGGACATCGATGCCGGGCATGACCGCTGGCATTCGATCATCGACGCGACGGTGCGGCGTTTCCGCCCGATCGTGCTGACCGCGCTGGCGGCAGTGCTGGCGATGATTCCGCTGTCGCGCAGCGCGTTCTACGGCTCGATGGCGATCTCGATCATGGGTGGATTGATCGTGGGCACGGTGCTGACGCTGGTGTTCCTGCCGGCGCTGTATGCGGCGTGGTTCCGGGTGAAGCCGGACGAATCCGGGGCGTAA
- a CDS encoding SDR family oxidoreductase, whose translation MTDHRIQGKTVLIAGGAKNLGGLIARDFAEQGAKAIVIHYNSAATQDDAEATVAAVQAAGAKAVALQADLTSAAAMERLFADAVAAVGRPDIAINTVGKVLKKPMLEISEAEYDQMSAVNAKTAFFFLKEAGRHVNDGGRICTLVTSLLGAFTPFYSSYAGTKAPVEHFTRAASKEFGERGISVTAIGPGPMDTPFFYPAESADAQAYHKTAAALSAFTRTGLTDIADIVPWIRFLVTDGWWMTGQTILVNGGYTTK comes from the coding sequence ATGACCGACCACCGTATCCAGGGCAAGACCGTGCTGATCGCCGGTGGCGCCAAGAATCTCGGCGGGCTGATCGCCCGCGACTTCGCCGAACAGGGCGCCAAGGCCATCGTCATCCACTACAACAGCGCCGCTACCCAGGACGATGCAGAGGCGACCGTCGCAGCCGTGCAGGCTGCAGGTGCCAAGGCCGTGGCGTTGCAGGCCGATCTGACCTCGGCGGCTGCGATGGAACGCCTGTTCGCCGATGCGGTCGCCGCCGTCGGTCGCCCTGACATCGCCATCAACACCGTCGGCAAAGTACTGAAGAAGCCGATGCTGGAAATCAGCGAAGCGGAGTACGACCAGATGAGCGCGGTCAATGCAAAGACGGCGTTCTTCTTCCTCAAGGAGGCCGGGCGTCATGTCAACGACGGCGGCCGCATCTGCACGTTGGTCACTTCGCTACTGGGCGCGTTCACGCCGTTCTATTCCAGCTATGCAGGTACAAAGGCGCCGGTGGAGCACTTCACCCGCGCAGCATCGAAGGAGTTTGGCGAGCGTGGGATTTCGGTAACCGCGATCGGTCCCGGGCCGATGGATACGCCGTTCTTCTATCCGGCCGAGAGTGCCGATGCGCAGGCGTACCACAAGACCGCTGCGGCGCTGTCGGCGTTCACCCGTACCGGCCTGACCGACATCGCCGACATCGTGCCGTGGATCCGCTTCCTGGTGACCGATGGCTGGTGGATGACCGGGCAGACCATCCTGGTCAATGGTGGCTACACCACCAAGTAG
- a CDS encoding efflux RND transporter periplasmic adaptor subunit: MKNMRWLGVGVLVVVLAACGKQAAEPVAAIPVLVVHPTTQDGQAAAAYPGEVRARQESPLSFRVGGNLVKRHVDAGERVKKGQLLAELDAADYASQAAASQAQLAAAEADLVRARDDQKRYAKLAEDQLVSRSALDQQTAAFKAAQGQANAARANLAVARNQAEYAQLRAPADGVIASRQAEAGQVVSAGQTVFTLAADGGREVLIALPESSIRDYKVGQSVQVELWNRPGQLLPGTLREIAPAADAQARTYATRVSLAPEALSEVELGQSARVFASAGRSGALQLPLAAVLRGSDGKASVWVVNPSSGALKATPVQVGAYGAQAVPVVSGVGATDWVVAAGGHLLREGQVVTPVDRQNRPVLAPSAAKPAPAAGKGH; this comes from the coding sequence ATGAAAAACATGCGTTGGTTGGGCGTAGGCGTGCTGGTTGTGGTGTTGGCAGCGTGCGGCAAGCAGGCCGCCGAACCGGTGGCGGCCATCCCGGTGCTGGTGGTGCATCCCACCACGCAGGATGGACAGGCTGCGGCCGCCTACCCCGGCGAGGTGCGTGCCCGCCAGGAAAGCCCGCTGTCGTTCCGGGTGGGCGGCAACCTGGTCAAGCGTCACGTCGACGCTGGCGAGCGGGTGAAGAAGGGCCAGCTGCTGGCCGAGCTGGACGCGGCCGACTACGCCTCGCAGGCGGCTGCGTCGCAGGCGCAGCTGGCGGCGGCGGAAGCAGACCTGGTGCGTGCCCGTGATGACCAGAAGCGCTACGCCAAGCTGGCCGAAGACCAGCTGGTCAGCCGCTCGGCGCTGGACCAGCAGACGGCGGCGTTCAAGGCCGCGCAGGGCCAGGCCAATGCCGCCCGGGCCAACCTTGCCGTGGCCCGCAACCAGGCCGAGTACGCGCAGCTGCGCGCGCCCGCCGATGGCGTGATCGCCAGCCGCCAGGCCGAAGCCGGGCAGGTCGTGAGCGCAGGGCAGACGGTGTTCACCCTGGCCGCCGACGGTGGCCGTGAGGTGCTGATCGCGCTGCCGGAAAGCAGCATCCGCGACTACAAGGTCGGCCAGTCGGTACAGGTGGAACTGTGGAACCGCCCGGGCCAGCTGCTGCCCGGCACCCTGCGCGAGATCGCCCCGGCCGCCGATGCGCAGGCCCGCACGTATGCCACGCGGGTCAGTCTGGCGCCGGAAGCCTTGAGCGAAGTGGAACTGGGCCAGAGTGCGCGGGTGTTCGCCAGCGCCGGGCGCAGTGGCGCACTGCAGCTGCCGCTGGCCGCCGTGCTGCGTGGCAGTGATGGCAAAGCCAGCGTGTGGGTGGTCAATCCGTCCAGTGGTGCGTTGAAGGCAACCCCGGTCCAGGTGGGTGCCTATGGCGCGCAGGCCGTGCCGGTGGTGTCCGGCGTGGGCGCGACGGACTGGGTGGTCGCTGCCGGCGGCCACCTGCTGCGCGAAGGGCAGGTGGTGACGCCGGTCGATCGCCAGAACCGCCCGGTGCTGGCGCCGTCGGCCGCCAAGCCGGCGCCGGCCGCAGGCAAGGGGCACTGA
- the leuC gene encoding 3-isopropylmalate dehydratase large subunit, with amino-acid sequence MTSAPRTLYDKLWDAHVVVPETDSAPAVLYIDLHLIHEVTSPQAFTELRERGLKPRRPDRTKATMDHSTPTLPAGADGKLPYASAASEAQVATLARNCAEYGIELFDMASDNRGIVHVIAPEQGFTQPGMTIVCGDSHTSTHGAFGSLAFGIGTSEVGHVLATQCLLQRRAKTFAITVDGPLAPGVGAKDVVLHIIGVIGVNGGTGHVIEFRGSTIEAMDMEQRMTLCNMSIEAGARAGMVAPDQVTFDFVANTPRGPKGADFDAAVARWQQLRSDVGARFDSEVHIDAADIRPTLTWGTHPGTAIAVDAPIPAANDAAAQKGLDYMHFQAGKALAGTPVDVVFVGSCTNGRLSDMREVAQVLRGRRIAEHVRMLVVPGSEIVKRQAEAEGIHEIVRAAGAEWREPGCSMCIAMNGDLVAPGQLAVSTSNRNFEGRQGPGSRTLLASPMSAAWAAVQGHVADARELFAQEVA; translated from the coding sequence ATGACTTCCGCACCCCGCACCCTGTACGACAAACTGTGGGACGCCCACGTGGTGGTTCCAGAAACCGACAGCGCGCCCGCCGTGCTGTATATCGACCTGCACCTGATCCATGAGGTGACCTCGCCGCAGGCCTTTACCGAACTGCGCGAGCGCGGCCTGAAGCCGCGCCGCCCGGATCGGACCAAGGCAACGATGGACCATTCCACCCCGACTCTGCCGGCCGGTGCCGACGGCAAGCTGCCCTATGCCAGCGCCGCCTCCGAAGCGCAGGTGGCCACCCTGGCGCGCAACTGCGCCGAGTACGGCATCGAGCTGTTCGACATGGCCTCGGACAACCGCGGCATCGTCCATGTGATCGCACCGGAACAGGGCTTCACCCAGCCGGGCATGACCATCGTCTGCGGTGACAGCCACACCTCCACCCACGGTGCGTTCGGCTCGCTGGCCTTCGGCATCGGCACCAGTGAAGTGGGCCACGTGCTGGCCACGCAGTGCCTGCTGCAGCGCAGGGCCAAGACCTTCGCGATCACCGTCGACGGCCCGCTGGCCCCGGGCGTGGGCGCCAAGGACGTGGTGCTGCACATCATCGGCGTGATCGGCGTCAACGGTGGCACCGGCCACGTGATCGAGTTCCGCGGCAGCACCATCGAAGCGATGGACATGGAACAGCGCATGACCCTGTGCAACATGTCCATCGAAGCCGGCGCACGCGCCGGCATGGTCGCTCCCGACCAGGTCACCTTCGACTTCGTGGCCAACACCCCGCGCGGCCCCAAGGGCGCCGACTTCGACGCCGCCGTGGCGCGCTGGCAGCAACTGCGCAGCGATGTCGGCGCGCGCTTCGACAGCGAAGTGCACATCGACGCCGCCGACATCCGCCCCACCCTGACCTGGGGCACCCACCCGGGTACCGCCATCGCCGTGGACGCGCCGATTCCGGCCGCCAATGATGCCGCCGCGCAGAAGGGCCTGGACTACATGCACTTCCAGGCGGGCAAGGCACTGGCCGGCACGCCGGTGGACGTGGTCTTCGTCGGCTCCTGCACCAATGGTCGTCTGAGCGACATGCGTGAAGTGGCACAGGTGCTGCGCGGCCGCCGCATCGCCGAGCACGTGCGTATGCTGGTGGTGCCCGGCTCGGAAATCGTCAAGCGCCAGGCCGAGGCCGAGGGCATCCACGAGATCGTACGCGCTGCCGGTGCCGAATGGCGCGAGCCGGGCTGCTCCATGTGCATCGCCATGAACGGCGACCTGGTCGCCCCCGGCCAGCTGGCGGTGAGCACCAGCAACCGCAATTTCGAAGGCCGTCAGGGCCCCGGTTCGCGCACCCTGCTGGCCTCGCCGATGAGTGCCGCCTGGGCCGCCGTGCAGGGCCATGTGGCCGATGCCCGTGAACTGTTCGCACAGGAGGTGGCCTGA
- the leuD gene encoding 3-isopropylmalate dehydratase small subunit — protein sequence MSGFRTLRSASVVLRQTNIDTDQIIPARFLSTTERAGLGRNAFNDWRWQADGSPVADFAFNQPHNAGRSILLAGRNFGCGSSREHAPWALTDLGLRAIVSSEIADIFRGNSLKNGLLPIVLDEADVQALMERPDDELTIDVAARELRTPDGRVYSFPLDGFSQTCLLEGVDQLGYLLGRVPEIERYESEHAR from the coding sequence ATGAGCGGCTTCCGCACCCTGCGTTCGGCCAGCGTAGTGCTGCGCCAGACCAATATCGATACCGACCAGATCATTCCGGCGCGGTTCCTGTCCACCACCGAACGCGCTGGCCTGGGCCGCAATGCGTTCAATGACTGGCGCTGGCAGGCCGACGGTTCGCCGGTGGCCGACTTCGCCTTCAACCAGCCGCACAATGCCGGCCGCAGCATCCTGCTGGCCGGTCGCAACTTCGGCTGCGGCTCCTCGCGAGAGCATGCGCCGTGGGCGCTGACCGACCTGGGCCTGCGCGCCATCGTCAGCAGCGAGATCGCCGACATCTTCCGCGGCAATTCGTTGAAGAACGGCCTGCTACCGATCGTGCTGGACGAGGCCGACGTGCAGGCACTGATGGAGCGCCCGGACGATGAACTGACCATCGACGTGGCCGCCCGCGAGCTGCGCACGCCCGACGGCCGCGTGTATTCCTTCCCGCTGGATGGTTTCTCGCAGACCTGCCTGCTGGAAGGTGTGGATCAATTGGGTTATCTGTTGGGCCGTGTCCCTGAAATCGAACGTTACGAGAGTGAGCATGCACGCTGA
- the leuB gene encoding 3-isopropylmalate dehydrogenase has translation MHAEIVVLPGDGIGPEVAAAAVAVLKAVAERFNHTFTFSEHDIGGIAIDRHGEPLPASTLAACQAANAVLLGAVGGPKWSDPNAKVRPEQGLLAIRKALGLYANLRPVRTHEAALHASPIKAELLQGVDFVVVRELTGGIYFGDKTRDADSASDLCRYTVAEIERVLRSAFRLAQQRRGKVTSVDKANVLETSRLWRDVAARIGREEFPDVALEHQLVDSMAMHLLAKPREYDVIVTENMFGDILTDEASMLAGSLGLLPSASLGEPGAVGIYEPIHGSAPDIAGKGIANPYATIFSAAMLLRHSLGLEAEAAAVEAAVHAVLDDGVFTADLAAKGAAVSTTQATDAVLAKLA, from the coding sequence ATGCACGCTGAGATTGTTGTCCTGCCCGGTGATGGCATCGGCCCGGAAGTCGCCGCCGCCGCGGTTGCCGTATTGAAGGCCGTCGCCGAACGCTTCAACCACACCTTCACCTTCAGCGAGCACGATATCGGTGGCATCGCCATCGACCGCCACGGCGAGCCGCTGCCGGCGTCGACCCTGGCCGCTTGCCAGGCCGCCAACGCGGTGCTGCTGGGCGCCGTGGGTGGCCCGAAGTGGTCCGACCCGAACGCCAAGGTGCGCCCGGAACAGGGCCTGCTGGCGATCCGCAAGGCGCTGGGCCTGTACGCCAACCTGCGCCCGGTGCGCACCCACGAAGCCGCACTGCATGCCTCGCCGATCAAGGCCGAGCTGCTGCAGGGCGTGGACTTCGTGGTGGTGCGCGAACTGACCGGTGGCATCTACTTCGGCGACAAGACCCGCGACGCCGACAGCGCCAGTGACCTGTGCCGCTACACCGTGGCCGAGATCGAACGCGTGCTGCGCAGTGCTTTCCGCCTGGCGCAGCAGCGCCGTGGCAAGGTCACGTCGGTGGACAAGGCCAACGTGCTGGAAACCTCGCGCCTGTGGCGTGATGTGGCCGCACGCATCGGCCGCGAGGAGTTCCCGGACGTTGCACTGGAGCACCAGCTGGTCGATTCGATGGCCATGCACCTGCTGGCCAAGCCGCGCGAGTACGACGTGATCGTGACCGAGAACATGTTCGGCGACATCCTCACCGACGAAGCCTCGATGCTGGCCGGTTCTCTGGGCCTGCTGCCATCGGCATCGCTGGGCGAGCCGGGTGCGGTGGGCATCTACGAACCGATCCACGGTTCGGCACCGGACATCGCTGGCAAGGGCATCGCCAATCCGTACGCGACCATCTTCAGCGCCGCGATGCTGCTGCGCCATTCACTGGGGCTGGAAGCAGAAGCCGCCGCCGTCGAAGCGGCGGTGCATGCGGTGCTGGATGACGGTGTGTTTACCGCCGATCTGGCCGCCAAGGGAGCGGCCGTGAGCACCACGCAGGCGACCGACGCGGTGCTGGCCAAGCTGGCATGA
- a CDS encoding LysR family transcriptional regulator yields MDRIERFRIFARVVECTSFTRAADQLGLPRSTVSAAVAELEQRLGTRLLQRSTRRVSATHDGDTFYARCLRLIAEVEDAESLFRQDDAQPRGLLKVDVPSRIGRRIIAPSLPDFFARHPQVELDLGMTDRAVNLIEDGCDAVLRVGQLGDSSLVARTLGELDFVNVAAPAYLHEHGVPQHPVDLQQHRAVNYASPTTARVEPWEWQDGAQLRTLPMTGWVRVNSAEASIACCVAGLGLLQIPRYDVQAELHSGALVEVMPQYVAQPLPVTLLLPHRQHRAQRVQVFLDWLEPLLRSGLQLQ; encoded by the coding sequence ATGGACCGGATCGAGCGTTTCCGCATCTTTGCCCGGGTGGTGGAGTGCACCAGCTTCACCCGCGCCGCCGACCAGCTCGGCCTGCCCCGCTCCACCGTCTCGGCGGCCGTGGCGGAACTGGAGCAGCGTCTGGGCACGCGCCTGTTGCAGCGCTCCACCCGCAGGGTCTCCGCTACCCACGATGGCGACACCTTCTACGCGCGCTGCCTGCGTCTGATCGCCGAAGTGGAAGATGCCGAATCACTGTTCCGGCAGGACGACGCGCAGCCGAGGGGCCTGTTGAAGGTCGATGTACCCAGCCGCATCGGCCGCCGCATCATCGCCCCATCCCTGCCCGACTTCTTTGCACGGCACCCACAGGTCGAGCTGGATCTGGGCATGACCGACCGCGCGGTGAATCTGATCGAGGACGGCTGCGATGCGGTGCTGCGGGTGGGCCAGCTGGGTGACTCCAGCCTGGTGGCCCGCACGCTGGGCGAGCTGGATTTCGTCAACGTTGCAGCGCCTGCGTACCTGCACGAGCACGGCGTACCGCAGCATCCTGTCGATCTGCAGCAACATCGTGCGGTGAACTACGCGTCGCCAACCACCGCGCGGGTGGAGCCGTGGGAATGGCAGGACGGCGCACAACTGCGCACGCTGCCGATGACGGGCTGGGTGCGGGTGAACAGCGCCGAGGCATCGATTGCCTGCTGCGTCGCGGGGCTGGGACTGCTGCAGATTCCACGCTACGACGTGCAGGCCGAACTGCATTCCGGTGCGCTGGTGGAAGTGATGCCGCAGTACGTGGCACAGCCGTTGCCGGTGACCCTGTTGCTGCCGCATCGTCAGCACCGCGCGCAACGTGTGCAGGTATTCCTGGATTGGCTGGAGCCGCTGCTGCGCAGCGGCTTACAGCTTCAGTAG